A stretch of DNA from Acropora palmata chromosome 12, jaAcrPala1.3, whole genome shotgun sequence:
ccagataaaaaaaagattgaagtGAGTTTGTTGAACTCTTGGGTCAAAATGTATACAGTACTTTGTTGTTTACATGAACAAAACTGTTTGTGATAATGAGTCATCAGAGAAATCTACTTAGGAggagaaaaaatgagaaaagcaTGACCTCAATGTTTCACAGCAAGCAGAAATCTTTACCTGTAGGAATCATTAGAGGAATTCACATCCAGAACATCTGGAAGTGAAAGCTCTTGTAGAGTCTGCAAGCTTTCTTCTGAGGGTTTTGCGACCATAGGAAACATCTGTGGCTGTTGAGCATTAGGGGAGTTTAGTGGACTCTGATGGATTCCAGAATCAGCCGAACCACTACGTCCGTGAGAAGCAATTGTTTCTTGAAGAATTGGTCTTTTAGTGAGAACACTGCTTCTTACGAAGCCTGGTTCTTGCTTGTCAGAAAAACAACTGTCTCTGTCACATAAGCGACAATCCATGTCACTGTTCGACTTTTCTAAGACCTCTTTGTCTTGAGCAGATTTAAGCAGCCTCAGACACTCATTTGCACAATTCTGATGCTCACTGTTGCAGTTTTCAGATGCAAGGCGTTTTGTTAAACAACCAATGCAAGGAGTTTCTTTGGAATCTTGATTTTCACAATGCTCGTCCTGCACTTCGCAAATATGTTCACACAAACTTTCCTTGTTCAAGACCACATTACAATCCCTGAGATTTTGACAACAGTAACTACGAAAGGATTGATTGCAAtgatttgaatctttgataaAATGTTTCAACTCCTTTTGAAATCCACTACTAGAAATACCATTGCAGGTACACTTTGACAGCAAGATTTTTTCCTCACAAATTTTACCCAACACACCGGTTTTAGCAATTCCACACTTTGAACATTGCTGCATTCCATCTACGAGAAACTGTTTTAAAATGGCATCCTCAATGCAACCTTTatcttgattttcctttaACTTACACTTAGCACTACACCTTTGTTTGCAATGTGTACAAAACTCCATTTCATTTATTGTTAAACAAGAAATCTTTGTTGAATCCTCTCCACCTGTCTGACTTGCATTACCATTGTGCAAACAAGTACTTTCTTCTTCCCCATAAGAGACACTTTCTTCCAAAGTGTCCTTCTTAAGTTGTTCCCTTTGTTGTACATGTTCAACCACTTCAGTACATCTGATAAAATAACTTAAGGCATTGACAATTTGTTCAACCATTTTCGCATCCTTTCCAATGACAACAGTTTTTGTGACTCTCAGTGGAAATCCCACAGCGCCATACAAATCTCTGAAATTTGAGAACAATGCATGAATTCAATTAACTTACACTCTTTCATTACAATACTATTTGAGGAACGTATGCTAACTCTAAAGCACTCCCACTTAGCCCTTCAGCGCTTGAGCCCTCAATTAACTACAGtgatgtataataattattaacaactattgagcgaggttgagtgaaatattgtgatttgtTTGCGGCAAGCAGATCAACATTATTTGCCAAAGCCCAAGGTTAAGGTAATTGATTGATCTACAAGACACTGACAAATGACCATATTTTGTGATTACCGAGTTCAATAATTCttgttttattattcaatcactgttcttttgatcaacaaCAAATGCCGAATTACCCTGACAGCTTGGGGTACTGATCTGTCAGTTTCACACAAGAATTTCGCAcgagcagaatattatttgccaCCAAACACTTATTTGCTGGCAGTTATTTACAGGTCATGTGGTgggctctcagccaatcaaaaggaaaggaaaaaaatacactGAATGATgatgttaattttattgaatgaTAGATAGGCAGAAacatgaatattatgtgaactgcggacatacaaatgaaatgaagatgtgatcatcgcagttgtgattgcgatttaagcaatcgcaaagtaagcccgaaaaatgttttcggggcttaaATCGTAATCACAACTGCCATGATCACATCCTCATTTCAGATAGAGAGAAgtaaagcagttttcaagGTGCCATTTTACAATCAAAGAACctttgataaaatgaaaagatgataTCAAAGTCACTAAAATTAATTGACCACTTTCATTAATGGCGGTGcattgttattcctttgtatttatgttaattagacctactcgcctcactttggtttaaatattctttagaaATTTGCCCTTGGCAGTGAGGCTAATAGGGTTTattagcatcaaaacaaaagaatattaaatttgatcgccattatgaaagaggtctatacaGTACCGCTCGAAACTATGGGACCATTTGCACGCGGTAAAACCTCGTCTTTGCCAAATGTGGTTGCCGCGAATTCGCCGCGGTGGGACGAAAACCGCAACCGCCGCAAAGACGAAGCAACCGAAAGTCAGTATGTATACTGTAAAATAACCTTTAAAAGTAGAATTTCTTGtctcaaaaaatgcaaaaagcatctgcagttcaaaaacaatattattttgtaaaaatactTACCCAAGCTGTGCCCACAATGGATTATAAGGATGGGATTGTGCAAGCAGATCAAGCTAGTtcacaacaataacaacaacaacaaaaaataataatgaaatgaGTATGGtagactgaaataaaaaaaaaactctcttTCAAACGAAAACACTGATGACGcttgttacaataattattacaatttattattcatggaaacggtccaatccatgtattttcaaaattcaaaattcaaaatttgcaaccaagacagtgaaaaaaaagtgtgaaaattgtcattcttcacattgaaactaccagTAGAAACTAAAAAgactgaaatttttccgaaatttcaaagatggatgaagaagacaaacattttttacagtaagtgcaagccaccggaagtgcattttactatcaggaacggagtgccatataataaactacttactaacctaGCTTTCTCGAGCCGTAcaggggaatattggcccttgGTTGTTTTGGTACGGACCAagcgcagcgaggtccgtactgtcacgacctcaagccaatattccccagtacagCCCTCACGCTCAGTTAGTACGAGGTTagtaattttattattgtctttttcttatgatgaGCCTGTATTACAAGATGCAACCCACAACAGAAGAATTTAATGTTATaagtattaataatattttcctCTATCCACTGATCAAAGGTTTTCAGATTTTCAATACATCAATGTAATTCTGTTGCCTATCTTTCTATCCCTTTTTGgacaaaaaaagaggaaataacACAAGACAAAATTCTAAAACAAAAGTAGTTTTCAGAAATAGCAGACAAaggcccggggggggggggggtactttaggaatttctgggtgggggtgtgccgctaggactctggaacccttagcctataccagagctagtttcagctggattttgctaccctatactagagtaaattcctggtttcctaaaaataaacaacagaaCTTTATTAAACTATTTCCTACAGGTAAGAACTAAACTATCTCCAACTGGTaaagaattataaaatttaaaaacaatatacATGACtgtttttatgtataaaatacaataaaaatagtaataataatagaaattaaaacactGTTTACAATATGTGAatattcctggtttccttagtctagaataaaatcttcaaccaactggtcagtttcgtgaaaaatgatagcccgTTCTAGACCCAaatgctctgatttatataccctatgctagagtaaactgcttgaaaaccatacccttcacagcggcacatacctatatggcccatatatggcagtacccccccccccggggacAAAGGTCTCTGAATgctaattttattgaaataacGAAGACATCACAGCATGCCACAATACTCCAAACAGTGAACTGAGCACAATTAAGTCATGGTTGAGCAATGACATGTGAAAATGGTTCATAGATTACAAGAGAAGGTTTCTAAACTCAACACAAATTACAACTTGTTACAGAGGACTTACTGTTTTTGATGAGTGTTTATCCAAGAATGCCCGACAGGGGGCAGTGCCAGCTGGCATAACTGTCGACACCCAAGTGAGGTGTTGTTGTAACACAGCCGACAGAACAGAAGCCATGAAACTGGAGAAGACAATGACAGTATTCAACTCAACTTCGTCATGCAATGTCACAAACGAAACAGAACACAAGATATCATTGAAATATTCTAATTGAAAATAGCTTAAAGTGGAAGTgtcatgaaaataatttgttaaaaGAACATCTTGCAGCCCTTATACTGAATTAAGCAGCTGTAACTTTTTACATTAAGCTGGCTTAAATGCATGTGAACAAGTGGAAAGACAACCGAGCTGAATGTTTTGCACTTTGACGAACCTAACCCTAATCGCTAAcactcaaaacatcagcttcgcATTATACCAAATTGATGTGTTTTCTTTCCCCACGAACATGACACCTCAGTTTCTACAGAACCTAACCTTACATTTATTGTGTAAGCAGCATGCAGTCACCTTCATTTTGAAGTGACTTAACTCACCCAGATAATTAAATTCCTTCAAGGAACAATGTGTCACTCATCCAAAGCTCAAACGATTTTCAATATAGCTGTTATTATAGTCATTGGCAGTCTCGCCACATAAACAAAGTTGATAGATCATTTTTCATCGTTTTGATCCATACGCTTGGTCTGCATGCAGCCTTGAACAAAGAAGCTCTGCCTGCAGACTCAGATGTAATAATAGCTATCTGCTTACAGTGTAGATGTAACTTAAGATCAAAGTTAGCCAGGATCGGCTTACaggcaaataaataattatagtaaGACTTACAAATTCGTTTCTTTGGTGTTTGCCAATTGGAGACAGTCGATGACCTGAACCATAAACTTCTCACAAAGCTGTGAGCGGTGGGAAGATTGATTCATCATGTTTAGCCACACTGGCTCCTGAGGGAAgtaaaaacaattcaattaGCATGAAAATAAACAGGTGATACGGTACATATCCTATACAGCTGCTAAGAGATGCCATGCAACTGAGTATATAATTCATGTTACTAAGAGGTGATAAAGCAAGCTGAAacttaaaatcaaaatcaCTGAAGTCATTGAACAATATTGTCTATTCAAAATCAGACCTTCTTAGTGAATCAGTTTTGGATAATGATACCATATAATGAGCACACAGGAAAGAGGTACAGTATTTGAAATTTGCTAACAACACAATGAAAAAAACCAGGGTGGATTCACTTATAAGCCTGCACAGGTTAgaacaattgcaggggtgcctggagaaaagccttaagtgacttctgataaattaccagattctccttccaaatttccttgtattcagttgtgaatgactaggagaatttgacattgcatcaaaagtcacttaaggccttattccacacaccccttcaattactgttactaaaaaaataattattacacatGTACACTTTTTATACCTTCAGTCTTGGTGCAGCAAGAAGATTTTGAATGTTATTCTTGAATGCATTTACAGcctaaaaaaatgacaaaaatttgttaaattttgttcaaataatataataaactaGCAGTACTTAATCAAAGATTAGGAAGTGCATTCTACAGGACATGTGGTGTGATTATGGAAAACTGGGTTGTGTGAAAAATTATGGTTATGCATTCTTAGCAGGCCGAGGGGACTTGAATCGATGTACACCAAAACGAGGCACAAGGCCCCTGGAAAAAAACTGGAGGGGtggccaatttgcagtcttcacaaaaaatcttgatTTCTTGCACCTGTGAAAGGAAATTAGGATGCGTTCTCTCGTTCCTCGAGAACCCAATTTaacatttttggtttttggttttctgcTGTGAGCAACTGTACTGTACCTCAATCACTTGACTtgtaaatgattttgttttcataaagCAAGCATTCTCGACAGCCAGTCGTAGCCTCTTaacatgtgactcaaataaaggaaaatgtGCAAAGAAGAAGCCTTGAAGAGCCCTGAAGGAAACCAAACAAAGAGAATATTGAAAATGTggacaaattattattttttattaccaaAAACAATGACACTAAATTTCCCAGTGTAGTGTCCCACCTAGGCCATGACAAAAGGACATTCCTCTGCAGCTTGCCATTTATTAGTCTACCAGGTCATGTCCTTGtatattctttcattttacagGCTATCCTGTGGTTTTCCCTTTAACccaattctttttcttattacaTTATGTAGTGATAATAGGACAAACCTAAAATATGTCCCAATTTAACCAACCAGAGTTCTTGTAAAGCTGACTTGGAACTCTACACATGAATATCAGGGACATGCAGATgtgacaataatttattattacaatttattcataaatggctgccatgaaattattcttttgtctttttttttgtgcaaatcATCTTCACTAGCCTCacttgaaagcaaaaattcttttgaattttgtttgtgcTGATGAGTGAGGATAATtagtaaaatgaataataattatcatggTCTGTTGTTTGTAAATTTCCAAccctttaattttttaatttgctagAATGCTGCAGTGATCAACACAAGTGTCAAAATAGatgagtaaaggggattagtttgtGAAGAAACTGTAATGCTGCGTCAGTGGGGGAATgatacacaaaaatttggtttattagttaacggagttgataatgtaaattgaccaccgcgcacagagattgaaaagctgatgtttcgagcgttagccctttgtcagagtgaATTGCTCTGACGAAGTGATTggattcgctctgacgaagggctaatgctcgaaacatcagcttttcaatctctgtatgGTGGTCAATTTatattatcaactccgttgatacaccaaattttcaaaatagatGAGCAGAGGAAAGTTCtctcaaacaaaatttaatgacgacaagaaaaaaagttcagCAAATAGCCAAGGAAACCTTAAGAATGACATTCAGTTTGTCTAAATTAAGTCAGAATGCCATccggcagaaaaaaaatagtactTTTGACATTCAAATTTCCACCCATATATACCACGATCAACTGACCTGCTTTTTTCCTCATTATCTCCAAGGGATAAAATTATGCCAATTCCCAGTTTTGGTCTACGTCTTAAAACTGGAGAAACctgtcaaaaggaaaaacgaaCCAATCAACAGTTGAAATGGAAATAGAAACTTTGGCTTGGTTGAGATTGGGTTCCCTGTTTTGAAACTGTactggaataataataatattatgtttgTGACAGTTGcagcaaattaattttaagaacTTCACTGAGATAAAAAATCACTCTTATAATCTCTGTTAATTATCATTCATGTTGGTTTGCCTCTTGTGACAAAATATGTTTCAGTTTGATACAGTGCGAATGGAATAGTCCAGGGGATTCTTCAACAGAATGTATTTACATTTTTCCCATCCAGATAAAAAGACTTTTTCTCACAATAACTGCGGTTTTCTAAAGAAGCTAGAAAGAAGATGTACATGGCTATAAAAGATTGTGACTCTCTGAAGAGAAAAATCTCTTCCCTATACTCACATCTCCTGATAATTCTTCACTTTTGCTTTTTCCAAAGCTGCGATCAATACTGGTGTTACGACTGCGATGAAGACGTCTGTGGTAGCTTCCACATGAAGAGGATAACGATGTCCAAACTGATTGAAGATTTTCGTCCAGACAATTACCTTTTAAAAAGAGAATGCATGGAAAAAGTTAGGACCAGATGAAGACAGTGTCCTCATAATTTACAACTAGAATTCATGATAATACTGATAGTTAAATAGTTATAACGTCCTAACTcacattttcgtttttttaacttgtgcatgctcaaaagtggttgactttttgcatgtgacccaacattagtgcatatgttaatttttggaaataaaaaacaaaccagccaaaaatattatagaacacttattttcttaacaatgttgggtcacatgcaaaaagtcagccacttttgagcacaaaataatgaaaaaaaaaaaaacgcaaaatgtcagttaggacgtttctGCCCAGAGCCCATATTataaaagttaaaatgaaTAGACAAGTCAATAAAACTTACAATTATTTTGCCTAGTCTTTTCTTTGCTAGAACAAATGAGAcccttaattattattaccagaTCTTACTCTGCTATACTCTAGCAAGCTCTAGTGAACCATGAGACCCTTAATAATAAAGgcgtgtgtggaataaggccttaagtgacttttgatgcaatgccaaattctcctagcattcacaactgaatacaaggaaattggtaaggaaggaaagaaagaagcTTACTATCTACTGAAGCTGTAAGACCACTGTCTCCATCTGCGTCAATCAGAAGAATTGGCGATGAGCCTGGTACATCCACAGGCTTGGAGGATATTCCtgaaaaatgaagcaaaaacaagaTTATGAACAATAATGTGCGTGTtatcctcatcatcatcattggtCAATCTTTACTACGATGTTGTGATTGTGATTTTTATCGAAGTCATCATTACAATAAAGTATTATCATCTACTCATTGTCATTAACCAAGTAATGCATTTGAATAAGCAACATCACTAATGATATTTTTGAGTTTCTCTTTAGAGCTTACAAATATTATACTGCACTTGTTTGGAAAGAGTGTTTTCATCATTCAGCAGTgaacaaaatattattatttttgcccCAAACACCAATCAAGTGTTTTTACACAACTATTAAAACTATCATTCATCTaacataacaataaaatttaatttcaagacaAAATCATAAAAAGTCGAAACTTGTTTGGGAATGCTGAAGCTGGTCTCAAAATGCTATTTTGGTCCAATATTTTGCTTTGGACGCTTGCAATCTTTTACAATGGCGTGTGAAAATATTGAATGAATTAGTGTTACCGCTAAGTCCTGTTTCTTCTTTGGAGAAGCTGGTTTGAGATGAAAGTGAACCACATTCTGGATCAATTCTAGAGCTGTCGTCAAGCAAGGAGTCTGTCTGACTGCTTGTACTCAAATAGTCATTACTATCACTTtggagaataaaaaaaaaaaattttaactcCCAATATCCACCAACAAGTTTTCCTGACTTATCACCATACATTCTCTCATCTGTGTTCTTGAGAGAATTATTAGTAAACTTAGCTGCTGcttgtaatgttttttttgcagcTTACTGCCTCTTAGGCGTCAGCTGCTgtgctgtccttctgagtgagtgagtgtaacgATAGAATCCGAGCCCTCAAAGAACTCTGCCGTTTTCAATCCGATGTTCCccaatctttgaaacttccccGGAGACAGAGTTTTCTttagagtattttacagaaataatGCTTAGCGACATCTTCGAGcccagcgtggttaaataTGATATTCTAGGTAATAACAGgcgcagtaagctacatgcagttataGACTACCTATTTTTTTATACAAATTCTCACAACCTATCCTGTTGAGCTTGTATTGGTGTGGTGTAGAGAAGTTGAACTTTAATGGAACCACTTCAATTCTTACTCCATTACATTAACCAAAAACCAGTAGATCAATGGTATATGTAAATTCTCCAACAACATCActaatttatatttatatttatatttttaatatgAAGAAGAATGAAGCATTGCTCCTTACCAACAGTTGGGCATGACAATCCTTGGTTTAATAGCAAAAACATTGGTGAGAAGAAGTTGATGAGGAGTCCTGTTTCATAAAAATAGTGTATAAGTCCACCCTATTTTTTGAAGCTGGAAGTTAGTCTCAAGCCGTGAAGAAAGTGTTACTTTTCCGCCCACTAAGTGACCATTAAGTTTTGgtccatgtataagtcgaggcCGATTTTTTGAGATGATTCTTAAGACGACAGTTATAAGTTAACTTGTACATGTACACTGGATAATGTGGCAAACAAGGCATTAAAGTCAATATTGGAAGGCCAAAATGTACTGAAATAAACCactgaaaagtgagaatcaaataattgtACCATATAAGCAGCTAATCAAAATCCAGAAGCCACCCAAGTGTTtgctgctgtttttttttttcagcaatagtgaaaaaattattcttcagactgtattgatgtcattttttcagcttttattttctcatgaTCAGTGCCCTCcaaaagtgataataatacaGTTTATGCATGTTCTTAGgcagaaatatatttttgacatttctaaAGAGTTCAGTTTAATCTTCGCCTCACTGCTTGGGCtcaaatgagtctgagtcagACCTAAAACATATTTACGCCCGCCAGcatataatttgttttattaaagtCACTGATatgaaaaacatcaaaaaccaacaaaataacaaaatctgAAATTTGATCAGTGGAAGAGctgatgatgaaaaaaagataatttgtttcaatttttcaaaaacagtGAGGGTACagatttaataattaataataatttatgtcaCTTGTAAAgtttaggttagggttaggttaatTACTTAAATCTTTTCCTCAACATTTTCagaaaatgaattcaaacCCCAAACCCATCTTCTTAAGAAAATACACCTTATTTCGTGGACTTTCACTGTTTGTCCCTTGTAGGTCATTGCAACTGATCCAAATATCATTTCTCCCAGCATTGTGGCATCCTGACTTGGTCGTGCGTGCTAAAATCACATCAAAGACATGAGTTTTGTCTTGTGATTACAATAAAGACTAGCAGAAACTTTTATTCAGAAAATGACACATATGATGAATTTACATGGGTTTATGCAAGTTTACATACAAGGAATGTTGCATAACATTGACATGTATTTACAAGATAGAGGCTGATTTCTCTTCCAGTACAGATTTTTGTGCTAAATTTAGCAATGAAAATGATCTCTCTTTTCTAATGCAttatcaaaatgcaaaatttttgatAAAATCCAACCAAATTTTGCCCCCATAATTCAAGTGAGATTATTTCAGCCAGACACAAACTGTAAAATatcttttcagaaaaaaaattattaacagCCATGAATcataatttgatttcaaacatgatgtaaagttttaaaatgtgaTTTTAAACTGCTGACCCACTGATCTTCAGTTACATCTTTACGtaattttcaataatattttcacataaaaaaaattacaactttacaataaaaaaatgtgaccATGTGACCACTaaatcacaataataattattatttatgcaGTAAAATACTAGGATGAGcactaaaatttaatgtaactAATTCTTAACGAAGCTAAGAAATTGTATAGAAATCAGCCTTAATCACCCACCGGTAATTTAGGTCTCTCTGCCTGTGACTTGGTCGCTAATTTTGGGTCCGTCTTTGCTCCACCTGACAAACGCTTCTGTTCAGAGTCGCTGCCTTTGTGATGACACATGTCCtacggaaagaaaaattgcactGCTGTTGTTGATGGCTGTCAAGTGTCAGCTGAAGCAAAAAGGTGACCGTAAGTTTCAGTAAATTCATGTGATCTTGGCTAACAATACCAGTTCATTTTGGCATTGTTACAGCAAGCTTTCAAAACCACTAAAGAGCTGAAAAAACAGCACGAAAGTGGTTTATGAAAGACAGGCAAATCAAAAATTGAAAGGTCTCAACTGCAGGGTTAAAGATCAAAATTTGTTGGGACATTTTCCAACACAAAAATACCTGtgacttttcatttttaacagCCTTGGAGTCAAACAGCAATGTCTTGCCTTTCCTGTCACAATCCCTGAACACCAGTACTCTTATTTCATCTTGCTCTAGCTGTGGAAAGGGCCTTTtcgacaaagaaaaaaaaaaaaatatatatatatatatcataaCAGAAAAGAGAAGTTTTAACATTGAAAGGGCTACCCTGTTTAAAAATGTTACTTGAATGTTATCACTAACAAAGCTTATTTATCCATTTCTGACAATGTGGAAACCGTCCATTCAGCCAAGTTTTGCATTCTACACACCAATTAGACATAACGCATCTAAAAATAAGGGCGGTAATTAATATTCTGGGGCAACTTCAACATTATATAATGCAACAATTCTCTTTTTGTTATAACCCTAGTTGAGTGGTAACTTGCTTTTAAAACCAGCCAgcccaaaatcttgaattccTCAGAAAGGGATGGGCTgtaatttgatattttcttcaACCCTATTTCCTTATCAACTTATTTAAGACGTGTTTTGGAGCAATCAGTCACAAGCAAATTACGGTCGTAACAAATCTTGGCAAAATTTGTTACACTgactaataaaattaatgttctttCAACATCTGCATTTATAATAATACATTTTCTATGTCACTTCCACAATCCTTTCA
This window harbors:
- the LOC141859931 gene encoding folliculin-interacting protein 1-like isoform X1, whose protein sequence is MTYSKEQDLYYRPRFFFPYQEKRWILNRFRKRNLSVLRPFPQLEQDEIRVLVFRDCDRKGKTLLFDSKAVKNEKSQDMCHHKGSDSEQKRLSGGAKTDPKLATKSQAERPKLPHARPSQDATMLGEMIFGSVAMTYKGQTVKVHEIRTPHQLLLTNVFAIKPRIVMPNCCDSNDYLSTSSQTDSLLDDSSRIDPECGSLSSQTSFSKEETGLSGISSKPVDVPGSSPILLIDADGDSGLTASVDSNCLDENLQSVWTSLSSSCGSYHRRLHRSRNTSIDRSFGKSKSEELSGDVSPVLRRRPKLGIGIILSLGDNEEKSRALQGFFFAHFPLFESHVKRLRLAVENACFMKTKSFTSQVIEAVNAFKNNIQNLLAAPRLKEPVWLNMMNQSSHRSQLCEKFMVQVIDCLQLANTKETNFFMASVLSAVLQQHLTWVSTVMPAGTAPCRAFLDKHSSKTLDLLAQSHPYNPLWAQLGDLYGAVGFPLRVTKTVVIGKDAKMVEQIVNALSYFIRCTEVVEHVQQREQLKKDTLEESVSYGEEESTCLHNGNASQTGGEDSTKISCLTINEMEFCTHCKQRCSAKCKLKENQDKGCIEDAILKQFLVDGMQQCSKCGIAKTGVLGKICEEKILLSKCTCNGISSSGFQKELKHFIKDSNHCNQSFRSYCCQNLRDCNVVLNKESLCEHICEVQDEHCENQDSKETPCIGCLTKRLASENCNSEHQNCANECLRLLKSAQDKEVLEKSNSDMDCRLCDRDSCFSDKQEPGFVRSSVLTKRPILQETIASHGRSGSADSGIHQSPLNSPNAQQPQMFPMVAKPSEESLQTLQELSLPDVLDVNSSNDSYSDSDEWRMFNNFGRSLFAGVCDSYMPDFVLQGVPDNDFYDSLSTDLKLALQHSVVDEPVSEAVCILANIDKWTCKLVSVKKNRKNSSSDPVKVHMVETSSLVFSMLSSLRGLWDLKMSAEFCLMHLEDKLKEIYLKSLVLSEILKDRRKPLLKFELAKMLSVEESDIPLLLSVASTHTPHNVSLGS
- the LOC141859931 gene encoding folliculin-interacting protein 1-like isoform X2, coding for MLSKIFSFGNRKTGKRHADAEETGPNDIHSTKRPFPQLEQDEIRVLVFRDCDRKGKTLLFDSKAVKNEKSQDMCHHKGSDSEQKRLSGGAKTDPKLATKSQAERPKLPHARPSQDATMLGEMIFGSVAMTYKGQTVKVHEIRTPHQLLLTNVFAIKPRIVMPNCCDSNDYLSTSSQTDSLLDDSSRIDPECGSLSSQTSFSKEETGLSGISSKPVDVPGSSPILLIDADGDSGLTASVDSNCLDENLQSVWTSLSSSCGSYHRRLHRSRNTSIDRSFGKSKSEELSGDVSPVLRRRPKLGIGIILSLGDNEEKSRALQGFFFAHFPLFESHVKRLRLAVENACFMKTKSFTSQVIEAVNAFKNNIQNLLAAPRLKEPVWLNMMNQSSHRSQLCEKFMVQVIDCLQLANTKETNFFMASVLSAVLQQHLTWVSTVMPAGTAPCRAFLDKHSSKTLDLLAQSHPYNPLWAQLGDLYGAVGFPLRVTKTVVIGKDAKMVEQIVNALSYFIRCTEVVEHVQQREQLKKDTLEESVSYGEEESTCLHNGNASQTGGEDSTKISCLTINEMEFCTHCKQRCSAKCKLKENQDKGCIEDAILKQFLVDGMQQCSKCGIAKTGVLGKICEEKILLSKCTCNGISSSGFQKELKHFIKDSNHCNQSFRSYCCQNLRDCNVVLNKESLCEHICEVQDEHCENQDSKETPCIGCLTKRLASENCNSEHQNCANECLRLLKSAQDKEVLEKSNSDMDCRLCDRDSCFSDKQEPGFVRSSVLTKRPILQETIASHGRSGSADSGIHQSPLNSPNAQQPQMFPMVAKPSEESLQTLQELSLPDVLDVNSSNDSYSDSDEWRMFNNFGRSLFAGVCDSYMPDFVLQGVPDNDFYDSLSTDLKLALQHSVVDEPVSEAVCILANIDKWTCKLVSVKKNRKNSSSDPVKVHMVETSSLVFSMLSSLRGLWDLKMSAEFCLMHLEDKLKEIYLKSLVLSEILKDRRKPLLKFELAKMLSVEESDIPLLLSVASTHTPHNVSLGS
- the LOC141859931 gene encoding folliculin-interacting protein 1-like isoform X3; translation: MCHHKGSDSEQKRLSGGAKTDPKLATKSQAERPKLPHARPSQDATMLGEMIFGSVAMTYKGQTVKVHEIRTPHQLLLTNVFAIKPRIVMPNCCDSNDYLSTSSQTDSLLDDSSRIDPECGSLSSQTSFSKEETGLSGISSKPVDVPGSSPILLIDADGDSGLTASVDSNCLDENLQSVWTSLSSSCGSYHRRLHRSRNTSIDRSFGKSKSEELSGDVSPVLRRRPKLGIGIILSLGDNEEKSRALQGFFFAHFPLFESHVKRLRLAVENACFMKTKSFTSQVIEAVNAFKNNIQNLLAAPRLKEPVWLNMMNQSSHRSQLCEKFMVQVIDCLQLANTKETNFFMASVLSAVLQQHLTWVSTVMPAGTAPCRAFLDKHSSKTLDLLAQSHPYNPLWAQLGDLYGAVGFPLRVTKTVVIGKDAKMVEQIVNALSYFIRCTEVVEHVQQREQLKKDTLEESVSYGEEESTCLHNGNASQTGGEDSTKISCLTINEMEFCTHCKQRCSAKCKLKENQDKGCIEDAILKQFLVDGMQQCSKCGIAKTGVLGKICEEKILLSKCTCNGISSSGFQKELKHFIKDSNHCNQSFRSYCCQNLRDCNVVLNKESLCEHICEVQDEHCENQDSKETPCIGCLTKRLASENCNSEHQNCANECLRLLKSAQDKEVLEKSNSDMDCRLCDRDSCFSDKQEPGFVRSSVLTKRPILQETIASHGRSGSADSGIHQSPLNSPNAQQPQMFPMVAKPSEESLQTLQELSLPDVLDVNSSNDSYSDSDEWRMFNNFGRSLFAGVCDSYMPDFVLQGVPDNDFYDSLSTDLKLALQHSVVDEPVSEAVCILANIDKWTCKLVSVKKNRKNSSSDPVKVHMVETSSLVFSMLSSLRGLWDLKMSAEFCLMHLEDKLKEIYLKSLVLSEILKDRRKPLLKFELAKMLSVEESDIPLLLSVASTHTPHNVSLGS